A portion of the Faecalibacterium sp. I3-3-89 genome contains these proteins:
- a CDS encoding carboxymuconolactone decarboxylase family protein, with protein MAVKQTAGRDALGEFAPKFAELNDEVLFGQVWSREDKLSLRDRSLVTVVALMAQGLTDSSFRYHLTAAKNNGITRTEIAEILTHAAFYAGWPKAWAAFRMAKEVWAEDAAEDAKAKHQSEMVFPIGASNDGFAQYFSGKSYLAPLSTAQVGIYNVTFEPGCRNNWHIHHAAKGGGQILVCVAGRGYYQEWGKAPLELHPGDVVNIPPEVKHWHGAAPDCWFSHLAVEVPGEGTSNEWCEPVAEKTYGILR; from the coding sequence ATGGCAGTAAAACAGACCGCAGGGCGTGATGCTCTGGGCGAATTTGCACCAAAATTTGCAGAACTTAACGATGAGGTACTATTCGGGCAGGTGTGGAGCCGAGAGGATAAACTCTCCCTCCGGGACCGCAGCCTTGTGACGGTGGTAGCACTGATGGCGCAGGGACTGACGGACTCCTCGTTTCGGTATCACCTGACGGCAGCGAAAAACAACGGTATTACCCGGACTGAGATTGCAGAGATCCTGACCCATGCGGCGTTTTATGCAGGCTGGCCCAAGGCATGGGCGGCTTTCCGCATGGCCAAGGAAGTCTGGGCAGAGGACGCTGCAGAGGATGCCAAGGCAAAGCACCAGAGTGAAATGGTGTTCCCTATCGGTGCATCCAACGACGGCTTTGCACAATATTTCAGCGGAAAAAGCTATCTGGCACCCCTGTCCACCGCACAGGTTGGCATTTACAACGTCACCTTTGAGCCGGGCTGCCGGAACAACTGGCACATCCACCATGCCGCAAAGGGCGGTGGGCAGATCCTTGTCTGCGTGGCAGGCCGGGGCTACTATCAGGAATGGGGCAAAGCTCCGCTGGAGCTGCATCCGGGCGATGTGGTGAACATTCCCCCAGAGGTCAAGCACTGGCACGGTGCTGCACCCGATTGCTGGTTCTCTCATCTGGCAGTGGAAGTGCCCGGCGAAGGCACCTCTAACGAGTGGTGCGAACCGGTGGCGGAGAAAACCTATGGGATACTGCGGTAA
- a CDS encoding ABC transporter permease: MIKETFKQAIQNVWSNKVRTFLTMLGIIIGVMAVIVIVGLGNGMTHMMQDFYSDMGSDILSVNVMTASTRTVEVSDVYNIINQKPEYYRGLSPIASAGTDPLRVAGEKYRRTYISGVNEDYLTINNYKVAKGRGIQYTDLMDNKNICVIGDYVDRKIFGGNGLGSTLKVGANEFRIVGVLEGRSKPAAQYEGGNDDVVLVPYTTLLSLSSGSSVSQYYVVLQDADHSDEAQEFLQSRLKKLVSKDDYVFVMSLSAAMSQMSSMINIMVGVLTAIAGISLLVGGIGIMNIMLVSVTERTREIGIRKALGAQESTILTQFVVEAGVTSALGGCFGIVLGYIVSAIINQILPFVLTDITLNVTPSADAAAIAVGISCGIGVLFGFLPARRAARLNPIEALRYD, from the coding sequence ATGATAAAGGAGACCTTCAAGCAGGCCATCCAGAACGTGTGGAGCAACAAAGTCCGCACCTTCCTCACCATGCTGGGCATCATCATCGGCGTTATGGCCGTCATCGTCATCGTCGGCCTCGGCAACGGCATGACCCACATGATGCAGGACTTCTACTCCGATATGGGCAGCGATATTCTGTCGGTCAACGTCATGACCGCCAGCACCCGCACGGTGGAGGTCAGCGATGTGTATAACATCATCAACCAGAAGCCGGAGTATTACAGGGGCCTTTCGCCCATCGCCAGCGCCGGGACGGATCCGCTGCGGGTGGCAGGGGAGAAGTACCGCCGCACCTACATCAGCGGCGTCAATGAGGATTATCTGACCATCAACAACTATAAGGTGGCCAAGGGCCGGGGCATCCAGTACACCGACCTGATGGACAACAAGAACATCTGCGTCATCGGCGACTATGTGGACCGCAAGATCTTCGGCGGCAACGGCCTCGGCAGCACCCTCAAGGTGGGCGCAAACGAGTTTCGCATCGTGGGCGTGCTGGAAGGCCGCTCCAAGCCCGCCGCCCAGTACGAGGGCGGCAACGACGACGTTGTCCTTGTCCCCTACACCACCCTGCTGAGCCTCAGCAGCGGAAGCAGCGTCAGCCAGTATTACGTCGTGCTGCAGGATGCAGACCACTCGGACGAGGCACAGGAGTTTTTGCAGTCGCGGCTCAAGAAGCTGGTCAGTAAGGATGACTACGTCTTCGTCATGAGCCTGAGTGCGGCAATGTCGCAGATGTCCTCTATGATCAATATTATGGTGGGCGTCCTGACGGCCATCGCAGGCATCTCGCTTCTGGTGGGCGGCATCGGCATCATGAACATCATGCTGGTGTCCGTCACCGAGCGCACCCGCGAGATCGGCATCCGGAAGGCGCTGGGCGCACAGGAGAGCACCATCCTGACCCAGTTCGTCGTGGAGGCCGGCGTCACGTCGGCGCTGGGCGGCTGCTTCGGCATCGTGCTGGGCTACATCGTCTCGGCCATCATCAACCAGATCCTTCCGTTCGTCCTGACGGACATCACCCTGAACGTCACCCCCTCGGCGGACGCAGCGGCCATCGCCGTGGGCATCTCCTGCGGCATCGGCGTCCTGTTCGGCTTCCTGCCTGCCCGCCGTGCCGCCCGCCTGAACCCCATCGAGGCGTTGAGGTATGATTAA
- a CDS encoding ABC transporter ATP-binding protein: protein MSALIEFDEVCKYYQMGDTLVKAADHISMKIDRGEFVAIVGQSGSGKSTCMNIIGCLDVPTHGRYLLDGSDVGKMNRRELAAIRNEKLGFIFQQYNLLPKLTLLENVEVPLIYAGVGGSERRRRAIAALEQVGLGSKLRNKPNQLSGGQQQRVSIARALVRNPPIILADEPTGALDSHTGREVLGMLQELHKQGHTVVLITHDNSIAVQAERIIRLEDGVVVYDGDAHAPEAVVQPNLMMSAPKAGEEGAHA from the coding sequence ATGAGCGCCCTGATCGAGTTTGACGAGGTCTGCAAATACTACCAGATGGGTGACACCCTCGTCAAAGCGGCAGACCACATCTCCATGAAGATAGACCGGGGCGAGTTCGTGGCCATCGTGGGCCAGTCCGGCTCCGGCAAATCCACCTGCATGAACATCATCGGCTGTCTGGATGTGCCTACCCACGGCCGGTATCTGCTGGACGGCAGCGATGTCGGTAAGATGAACCGCCGTGAGCTGGCGGCCATCCGGAACGAGAAGCTGGGCTTCATCTTCCAGCAATACAACCTGCTGCCCAAGCTGACCCTGCTGGAAAACGTGGAAGTCCCCCTCATCTACGCAGGCGTGGGCGGCAGCGAGCGCCGCCGCCGCGCCATCGCAGCGCTGGAACAGGTGGGTCTGGGCAGCAAGCTCCGGAACAAGCCCAACCAGCTCTCCGGCGGCCAGCAGCAGCGTGTGTCCATCGCCCGCGCCCTTGTCCGCAACCCGCCCATCATTCTGGCCGACGAGCCGACGGGTGCGCTGGACTCTCATACCGGCCGGGAGGTGCTGGGGATGCTTCAGGAACTGCACAAACAGGGCCACACCGTGGTCCTCATCACCCACGACAACTCCATCGCCGTGCAGGCAGAGCGCATCATCCGGTTGGAGGACGGTGTCGTCGTCTACGACGGCGACGCCCACGCCCCCGAGGCGGTCGTGCAGCCGAACCTCATGATGTCGGCCCCGAAAGCCGGAGAGGAGGGAGCGCACGCATGA
- a CDS encoding flavodoxin family protein — translation MSKKVLILSGSPRKGGNSDILCDEFLRGAQDAGHKAEKIRVAEKKVAPCSGCYYCSTHGGACVHKDDMADILQKMIDADVIVLASPVYFYSISAQLKAVIDRTVARWLEVKDKEFYYITTMADEGKASADTTLTCFRGYADCVKGAVEKGVLVAGGVYEPGAVCGTPAMAQAYEMGRNM, via the coding sequence ATGAGCAAGAAGGTATTGATTTTGTCTGGCAGTCCCCGGAAGGGCGGCAACTCTGATATTCTATGCGACGAATTTCTGCGTGGAGCGCAGGATGCCGGGCACAAAGCAGAAAAGATCCGGGTCGCTGAGAAAAAGGTGGCTCCCTGTTCCGGCTGCTACTACTGCAGCACCCACGGTGGAGCCTGCGTCCACAAGGATGATATGGCAGACATCCTGCAAAAGATGATCGATGCCGATGTCATTGTGCTGGCAAGCCCGGTATACTTCTACTCCATCAGTGCCCAGTTGAAGGCAGTGATCGACCGTACCGTGGCACGGTGGCTTGAGGTCAAAGACAAGGAATTTTACTACATCACCACCATGGCAGACGAGGGAAAAGCCTCTGCGGACACTACGCTGACCTGCTTCCGGGGCTATGCAGACTGTGTGAAAGGTGCCGTGGAAAAGGGAGTCCTTGTAGCAGGCGGTGTCTATGAGCCGGGTGCAGTGTGCGGTACGCCTGCCATGGCACAGGCTTACGAGATGGGGAGGAATATGTAA
- a CDS encoding efflux RND transporter periplasmic adaptor subunit encodes MLGFNKKTQDASPQENTGGENKVLHFIRTHKKRCIAAVVAVAVLAVVVIPRRSRSASADMAYVQEALGRRDIVNVYDGSGTINAADSYTVKSLVTGTVLTADFELGDTIQKGDVLYVIDSSDVEGDLESAQLSVSQAQRSYDDAADARNVRTKISGEVSSFAVAAGDAVQAGQTVATVRDTSVMLLAVDFPAAEAQSFAVGQAAQVMPDTTFEVLNGTIRSVSGADPSGDASLMTCTVTIAVPNTGSLTTAQAAVAQVNGVSSLNSAHFAYQREETVVAAASGTVSELCVREGSTVRQDDVLLRITGKDLDKQAQNAADNLRSAELRMSSAERNISHYTIDAPISGTIVDKKVKAGDKLSANDAAMQNLCTIYDMSYLELKLNVDELKIRSLKVGQEVEITADAVPGETYKGTISSILVAGTTANGSTSYPVTVRIDEMGDLLPGMNASAKITTASVKDVLALPNAALVRGSYVLVTKDSPSAANAEASMTAPEGYVYVKVTTGISDDDYIEVKSGLQEGDTIAYDTSTVSATDFYSNMMVSAEGGDE; translated from the coding sequence ATGCTAGGTTTCAACAAAAAGACACAGGACGCCTCTCCGCAGGAGAACACCGGCGGGGAAAATAAGGTGCTCCACTTTATCCGGACCCACAAAAAGCGCTGCATCGCGGCGGTCGTGGCCGTGGCGGTGCTGGCGGTGGTGGTCATCCCCCGCAGGAGCCGCAGTGCATCGGCAGACATGGCGTATGTGCAGGAGGCGCTGGGACGCCGCGACATCGTGAACGTCTACGACGGCAGCGGCACCATCAATGCCGCCGATTCCTACACCGTCAAGTCCCTCGTCACCGGCACGGTGCTCACCGCTGACTTCGAGCTGGGCGACACCATCCAGAAGGGCGATGTCCTCTACGTCATCGACAGCTCGGATGTGGAGGGCGACCTCGAGAGCGCACAGCTTTCGGTGTCTCAGGCCCAGCGCAGCTACGATGACGCCGCCGACGCCCGGAATGTCCGCACGAAGATCAGCGGCGAGGTCAGCTCCTTTGCTGTGGCCGCTGGCGACGCGGTGCAGGCCGGTCAGACCGTCGCCACCGTCCGCGACACCTCTGTGATGCTGCTGGCCGTGGATTTCCCCGCCGCCGAGGCCCAGAGCTTCGCCGTCGGTCAGGCCGCGCAGGTCATGCCGGACACCACCTTTGAGGTGCTGAACGGCACCATCCGCTCGGTATCGGGCGCAGACCCCTCCGGTGACGCCAGCCTCATGACCTGCACCGTCACCATCGCGGTGCCCAACACGGGCAGCCTGACCACCGCGCAGGCCGCAGTGGCGCAGGTGAACGGCGTCAGCTCCCTCAACTCGGCCCATTTTGCCTACCAGCGCGAGGAGACCGTCGTGGCCGCTGCCTCCGGCACCGTGTCCGAGCTTTGCGTCAGGGAGGGCAGCACCGTCCGTCAGGACGACGTGCTCCTCCGCATCACCGGCAAGGATCTGGACAAGCAGGCCCAGAACGCCGCCGACAATCTTCGCTCTGCCGAGCTGCGGATGTCTTCCGCAGAGCGGAACATCAGCCACTACACCATCGATGCGCCCATCAGCGGCACCATCGTGGACAAAAAGGTCAAAGCCGGCGATAAGCTCAGCGCCAACGACGCAGCCATGCAGAACCTCTGCACCATCTACGATATGAGCTATCTGGAACTGAAGCTCAACGTGGATGAGCTGAAAATTCGTTCTCTGAAGGTCGGACAGGAGGTGGAGATCACCGCCGACGCCGTCCCGGGCGAGACCTACAAGGGCACCATCAGCAGCATCCTCGTGGCCGGCACCACTGCCAACGGCTCCACCAGCTACCCCGTCACCGTCCGCATCGACGAGATGGGCGATCTGCTGCCCGGCATGAATGCCTCGGCCAAGATCACCACAGCCAGCGTCAAGGATGTTCTGGCCCTGCCCAACGCCGCCCTCGTCCGGGGCAGCTATGTGCTGGTGACGAAGGATTCGCCCAGCGCTGCCAACGCCGAGGCCTCCATGACCGCCCCCGAGGGCTATGTCTACGTCAAAGTGACCACCGGCATCAGCGACGATGATTACATCGAGGTGAAGAGCGGCCTGCAGGAGGGCGACACCATCGCTTACGACACCTCGACGGTCAGCGCGACCGACTTCTACAGCAACATGATGGTGTCTGCCGAAGGAGGCGACGAATGA